The proteins below are encoded in one region of Reichenbachiella sp. 5M10:
- a CDS encoding RND family transporter: protein MWNQISHIIIKFRLYLIMLLLAITGFMAYQGQYVKWSFVLANVVPDHDPDMIDFKEFKRVFGEDGNILALGILDSAVYKTDNFRKLGYMSDELMNINGVNDVLSLPSLKKLVKDQEEKRFRLEPVFDQIPDKQKDLDSLIQYAQGIKFYSGQLINPKNGANMVLVTIQKELMDTDERNRVIADILFLTKAFEEDTGIQFRYAGLPYVRYINTSLLKDELRMFLVLSVIVTGFILFLFFRSFKVLLVALSIIGMVVLWVVGTLVLLDYEITLLTGLLPPIIVVIGIPNTVYMINKYHQEYFAHGDQMKAITTIIRKIGIVTFITNVTTAVGFLVLALTDIVILKEFGIVAGINILATFVVSMIMVPCVFSYLKPPSQRHLKHLEFKPLDKVLNALDLLVHRYKHVVFMVTGVVVIVCFYGISKIQAVSYMVDDLPEDSQIKKDLDFFEENFAGVMPLEIVIDTQKKNGVQNLNNLRKIDEFEVFLDSIKYVSKPMSVVSFIKATRQAFYNDKASYYALPNNRDKNFILRYLSKETDEMGLASAFVDSTGQRIRVSLKMADIGSVKMDSLVNEVIEPKIDEIFGKTGFDVAITGTTLLFIKGNKFLIDNLVTSMLIAFVIIAFIMALLFKNFKMIVICLIPNVVPLLITGGMMGLVGIPLKPSTALIFSIAFGISVDDSIHFLAKYRQELFANNFFVPVAVSKSIRETGASMIYTSVILFFGFVIFAASEFGGTVALGTLTSTTLLMAMLTNLTLLPALLLRFDSGKRNTKSHPLIEQYPEFYDEDEDEEIDLGLIEVETPPTDKEESK, encoded by the coding sequence ATGTGGAATCAAATCTCTCATATAATCATTAAGTTTCGTTTGTACTTGATCATGTTGCTGTTGGCCATCACAGGCTTTATGGCATATCAGGGGCAGTATGTCAAATGGTCGTTTGTCCTTGCCAATGTGGTGCCGGACCATGATCCCGACATGATCGATTTCAAGGAATTCAAACGGGTGTTCGGAGAAGATGGAAACATCTTGGCCCTAGGGATTTTGGACAGTGCGGTCTACAAGACGGACAACTTCCGCAAACTGGGGTATATGTCAGACGAACTCATGAATATCAATGGGGTCAATGACGTGCTCAGCCTACCCTCTCTCAAAAAGTTGGTCAAGGATCAAGAGGAAAAGCGGTTTAGACTGGAGCCTGTGTTTGACCAAATTCCAGACAAGCAAAAGGATTTGGATAGTTTGATCCAATATGCACAAGGCATCAAATTTTACAGTGGACAACTGATCAATCCGAAGAATGGCGCCAATATGGTACTGGTGACCATTCAAAAAGAATTGATGGATACGGATGAACGCAACCGTGTCATTGCTGATATTCTATTTTTGACGAAGGCATTTGAAGAGGATACCGGGATTCAGTTTCGGTATGCTGGATTGCCTTATGTCCGTTACATCAATACATCTCTACTCAAGGACGAGTTGAGAATGTTTTTGGTACTGTCGGTGATTGTGACTGGCTTCATTTTGTTTCTATTCTTCCGGTCGTTTAAAGTACTATTGGTCGCCCTGTCAATCATTGGCATGGTTGTGCTTTGGGTGGTGGGTACGTTGGTGTTGCTTGATTACGAGATTACTCTACTGACGGGGCTCTTGCCGCCAATCATCGTGGTGATTGGAATACCCAATACCGTCTATATGATCAACAAATACCATCAAGAGTATTTCGCTCACGGAGATCAAATGAAGGCCATCACTACGATCATTCGAAAAATCGGTATCGTGACTTTCATTACCAACGTTACCACTGCAGTTGGTTTTTTGGTTTTGGCCTTGACAGACATCGTCATTCTCAAAGAATTTGGGATCGTAGCAGGGATCAACATCTTGGCGACATTTGTGGTGAGTATGATCATGGTGCCCTGTGTGTTTTCTTACCTCAAGCCTCCGAGCCAGAGGCACCTGAAGCACCTTGAGTTCAAGCCTTTGGATAAAGTATTGAATGCATTGGATTTGCTAGTGCACAGATACAAGCATGTTGTGTTCATGGTGACTGGGGTAGTTGTTATAGTATGTTTTTATGGGATTAGTAAAATTCAAGCAGTCTCATATATGGTAGATGATCTGCCCGAGGATAGTCAAATCAAAAAGGACTTGGATTTCTTCGAAGAGAATTTTGCTGGAGTGATGCCTTTGGAAATTGTCATAGATACTCAAAAGAAAAATGGTGTGCAGAACCTCAATAACTTGAGGAAGATTGATGAGTTTGAGGTATTCTTAGATTCGATCAAGTATGTGTCTAAGCCCATGTCAGTGGTGAGCTTTATCAAGGCTACACGACAGGCTTTTTACAACGACAAAGCGAGTTATTATGCTCTGCCAAATAATCGGGACAAAAACTTTATTCTACGTTATTTGAGTAAGGAGACCGATGAGATGGGATTGGCTTCAGCTTTCGTGGATTCTACAGGTCAGCGTATTCGGGTGTCTCTCAAAATGGCAGATATAGGGTCCGTCAAAATGGACTCACTGGTCAATGAGGTCATCGAACCCAAGATTGATGAGATCTTTGGAAAGACAGGATTTGATGTTGCCATTACTGGTACGACGTTGTTGTTTATCAAGGGAAATAAGTTTTTGATTGACAATTTGGTGACGAGCATGCTGATTGCTTTTGTAATCATCGCTTTCATCATGGCTTTGTTGTTCAAGAATTTCAAAATGATAGTCATTTGCCTTATCCCAAATGTGGTTCCTCTCCTGATTACTGGTGGAATGATGGGGTTAGTCGGTATTCCGCTCAAGCCAAGTACAGCCTTGATCTTTAGCATTGCCTTCGGGATTTCTGTGGATGATTCAATTCACTTTTTGGCCAAGTACAGACAAGAATTGTTTGCCAATAATTTCTTTGTGCCAGTAGCGGTGAGTAAAAGTATCAGGGAGACTGGGGCGAGTATGATTTATACCTCGGTGATCTTGTTTTTTGGTTTTGTGATTTTTGCGGCCTCTGAATTTGGCGGGACGGTTGCTTTGGGTACCTTGACTTCTACGACATTGCTGATGGCCATGCTGACCAATTTGACTTTGCTCCCAGCCTTGTTGTTGAGATTTGATAGTGGCAAAAGAAACACGAAGAGCCATCCTTTGATTGAGCAGTATCCTGAGTTTTATGATGAGGACGAGGACGAGGAGATAGATTTGGGGTTGATAGAGGTGGAAACCCCACCCACCGATAAGGAAGAAAGTAAATAA
- a CDS encoding sodium:calcium antiporter has translation MGILIPLLLIAFSCVVIWRAGDGFMAASEYIGRNLSEGVRGASINAIASSMPEVFTSLFFLFVLQDAAGFSGGIGTTAGSAIFNSMVIPAVSVIAVIGMGLAKRIEVSKKVMLRDGVSLILIELLFLILISGSELHWYHGAILMGAYVVYIAYMFMSMGKNALDESPKEENEEDEEEDDEPKPSLFKSIFTFDLENTFIRRKISGSNAWPLLLFSTLAIALVCYFLVVACEWMGAKTYEVPYLGTFKGLDIELMFVALILASAASSFPDTIISIKDAQRGQYDDAISNALGSNIFDVCFALGFPLFLFTVIYGPIHMPPEIVDLSSELRLLLLILTTIAVIIFTSTKYIGKTKAFLLLGIYVLFVLYIVGRGADNEFANMIAKYLVDTVHLFRIH, from the coding sequence ATGGGCATATTAATACCACTACTACTTATTGCTTTCAGTTGTGTAGTAATTTGGCGAGCTGGAGATGGATTCATGGCAGCTTCAGAGTACATTGGCAGAAATTTATCCGAAGGGGTAAGAGGGGCATCTATCAATGCAATTGCCAGCTCCATGCCCGAAGTTTTCACTTCTCTCTTCTTCTTGTTTGTCCTCCAGGATGCTGCTGGTTTTTCGGGAGGTATCGGTACGACAGCTGGTAGTGCCATATTCAACAGTATGGTCATCCCTGCCGTATCTGTAATCGCCGTGATCGGAATGGGACTTGCCAAACGCATCGAAGTTTCCAAAAAAGTCATGCTGCGAGACGGGGTCTCCTTGATACTCATCGAATTACTCTTTTTGATCTTGATCAGTGGCTCAGAACTCCACTGGTACCATGGTGCAATCTTGATGGGGGCATATGTCGTGTATATCGCGTACATGTTCATGTCAATGGGCAAAAATGCGCTAGACGAGTCGCCCAAAGAAGAAAACGAAGAAGATGAGGAAGAAGACGACGAACCGAAACCTTCCTTGTTTAAAAGTATTTTCACTTTTGACCTAGAAAACACCTTCATCCGAAGAAAAATCTCTGGGTCCAATGCTTGGCCTCTCTTACTTTTTTCAACTCTAGCCATTGCTTTGGTCTGTTATTTTCTAGTTGTCGCTTGTGAATGGATGGGAGCAAAAACCTATGAAGTACCGTACTTGGGAACTTTCAAAGGACTCGACATAGAACTTATGTTTGTGGCATTGATCTTGGCTTCTGCTGCGTCGAGCTTTCCGGACACCATCATCTCGATCAAGGATGCCCAGCGAGGACAGTATGATGATGCAATCTCCAATGCATTAGGGAGCAACATTTTTGATGTTTGTTTTGCACTAGGCTTTCCGCTGTTCCTCTTTACTGTCATCTATGGGCCCATCCATATGCCTCCTGAAATTGTTGACTTGAGTAGTGAACTTCGACTGCTTCTTTTGATCCTCACAACTATCGCCGTGATCATATTCACTTCGACCAAATACATAGGGAAGACCAAAGCATTTCTATTGCTAGGTATCTATGTACTGTTTGTCTTGTATATCGTGGGCAGAGGCGCTGACAATGAATTTGCCAACATGATTGCGAAGTATCTGGTAGATACTGTACACCTTTTTAGAATCCACTAA
- a CDS encoding energy transducer TonB — protein sequence MELRKNPEIDLERKRGMFFSIGLVTSLSLVLMAFNWRTEVVVTDLPVPDTELEYVHMMEPVATVIKAPERPKAPVVRKSVQAPVYVETQVEIEELVEVDDLTVDIDDIVIIDEEPIDEEPDVYVGVVEEMPEPVGGMANFYNYIGKEMKYPRLARSRDIEGRVFVQFVVDRDGSITDIHVIKGIGGGCDEEAARVLASAPRWSPGRQRGQAVKVRMVVPIVFRLN from the coding sequence ATGGAATTGAGGAAAAATCCAGAAATCGATCTGGAACGCAAAAGAGGTATGTTTTTTAGCATTGGACTGGTGACGAGTTTGTCATTGGTATTGATGGCATTCAATTGGAGGACTGAGGTGGTCGTCACCGATCTACCTGTGCCAGATACCGAACTAGAGTATGTCCATATGATGGAGCCGGTCGCTACGGTAATCAAAGCTCCCGAACGCCCCAAAGCACCTGTAGTCCGCAAGTCTGTCCAAGCACCTGTATACGTCGAGACACAAGTAGAAATAGAAGAACTGGTGGAGGTGGATGATTTGACTGTAGACATAGATGATATAGTCATCATAGACGAGGAACCCATCGATGAAGAACCTGATGTATATGTGGGAGTCGTCGAGGAGATGCCAGAGCCAGTCGGAGGGATGGCGAATTTCTACAATTACATTGGCAAAGAGATGAAGTACCCACGACTAGCTCGTAGCAGAGACATTGAAGGGAGAGTGTTTGTACAGTTCGTGGTGGATCGTGATGGGTCGATTACCGACATTCATGTGATCAAAGGCATCGGAGGAGGGTGTGACGAAGAAGCTGCTCGCGTGTTGGCATCTGCGCCTCGTTGGAGTCCAGGCAGACAAAGAGGACAAGCCGTCAAAGTCAGAATGGTCGTTCCGATTGTATTTAGGCTCAATTGA
- a CDS encoding RNA polymerase sigma factor, producing the protein MEYSEADIIARAKTDVKHFEPLYHRYYEAIFRFVYRRTDEESAAADVTSRVFMNAMQALPKYEVRDVGFGAWLYKIATNETNKYFRETKKRQHLSLEDEKVNLVMSCEQIEDQEEKQTVLMQLIAELNDDEIQILELKFFENKNFKEIAFILERTESGIKMRLYRSLEKLKEKFDALRKES; encoded by the coding sequence TTGGAGTATTCAGAAGCAGATATCATCGCTAGAGCCAAAACAGATGTGAAGCACTTCGAGCCACTGTATCATCGATACTACGAGGCAATATTTCGATTCGTGTATCGTAGGACTGACGAAGAGAGTGCAGCGGCGGATGTTACGTCTAGGGTGTTTATGAATGCCATGCAGGCATTGCCCAAGTATGAAGTGCGTGATGTAGGTTTTGGTGCGTGGCTATACAAGATCGCGACCAATGAGACGAATAAGTATTTTAGGGAAACCAAAAAACGGCAGCACTTGAGTCTTGAAGACGAAAAGGTCAATCTCGTCATGAGTTGCGAGCAGATTGAGGACCAGGAAGAGAAGCAAACGGTACTGATGCAGTTGATCGCAGAACTCAATGATGATGAGATTCAGATTTTGGAACTCAAATTTTTTGAGAATAAGAATTTTAAAGAGATCGCCTTTATTTTGGAAAGAACAGAAAGTGGAATCAAAATGAGACTCTATCGGTCACTTGAAAAATTGAAGGAGAAGTTTGATGCATTAAGAAAGGAGTCATGA
- a CDS encoding 5-formyltetrahydrofolate cyclo-ligase: MSSIDKAKLRTVYLRKRKMLSSEMSAHIAGRILEQFKLFLTQIQVKNTHVFLPITKQNEINTWLIVDYLLSQHIDTVVSQSKLETNQLIHYLYKNPNQLEHNKWGIPEPVHGTVISEQDIDLVLVPLVVFDRQGHRIGYGKGYYDRFLAGCRPDCLKVGLSMSPPLDIIPYVDTYDIPLDYCITPLKTYHF, encoded by the coding sequence ATGAGTAGCATAGACAAAGCCAAACTAAGAACTGTGTATCTAAGGAAACGTAAAATGCTTTCCTCAGAGATGTCTGCTCATATTGCTGGCAGGATTTTGGAACAGTTCAAACTATTTCTAACACAAATACAGGTGAAAAACACCCACGTATTCCTCCCTATCACGAAGCAAAATGAGATCAATACCTGGCTGATCGTAGACTACCTCCTGAGTCAACACATCGATACAGTGGTCTCCCAGTCCAAACTCGAAACCAATCAACTCATCCACTACCTCTATAAAAACCCGAATCAACTCGAGCACAACAAATGGGGGATCCCCGAGCCAGTCCATGGGACAGTCATATCAGAACAGGACATAGACCTAGTACTCGTGCCACTCGTGGTTTTTGATAGGCAAGGGCATCGTATCGGCTATGGCAAAGGCTACTACGATCGCTTCTTGGCAGGGTGTCGTCCCGACTGCCTCAAGGTCGGCCTCAGTATGTCTCCTCCTTTGGACATCATTCCGTACGTAGATACGTATGATATCCCTTTGGACTATTGTATCACTCCACTCAAAACTTACCATTTTTAG
- a CDS encoding YpdA family putative bacillithiol disulfide reductase — MSTTKSYDVIIIGAGPIGLACGIEAKKKGLSYLIIEKGCLVNSLYNYPMNMTFFSTSEKLEIGGVPFISHNSKPTRAEALEYYRRVTTTWELDLKLYEKVESVNKNDIFSIDTDKESYLAHHVILSTGFYDLPFLLNVKGENLPKVKHYYDEPHPYFGQKIVVIGAANSAVDVALETFRKGAQVTMVIRHEAINPRVKYWVLPDIENRIKESSIKAYFSSSIAEIREHEVDIMTPDGLVTIANDFVLAMTGYQPSFPFLEAMGIAIGDDDMKTPQHNPDTMETNVPGLYLAGVVCGGLQTNKWFIENSRVHAEVIVGQIENNIK; from the coding sequence ATGAGCACAACGAAATCATATGACGTCATCATCATTGGTGCTGGCCCTATCGGGCTAGCTTGTGGTATCGAAGCGAAGAAAAAAGGCCTCAGCTACCTAATCATCGAAAAAGGATGTCTTGTCAACTCACTCTACAATTACCCGATGAATATGACGTTTTTCTCTACCTCCGAAAAGCTAGAAATCGGTGGTGTACCCTTCATCTCCCACAACAGTAAACCTACAAGAGCCGAAGCACTCGAATATTACCGTCGTGTCACCACCACTTGGGAGCTCGATCTCAAACTCTACGAAAAAGTAGAATCCGTAAATAAAAACGACATTTTCAGCATTGACACAGACAAAGAAAGCTACCTCGCTCACCATGTGATTCTCTCAACAGGGTTTTATGATTTGCCTTTTTTGCTGAATGTCAAAGGGGAAAATCTGCCCAAAGTCAAGCATTACTACGATGAGCCCCACCCCTACTTTGGACAAAAAATCGTCGTGATCGGAGCGGCCAACAGTGCCGTGGACGTAGCATTAGAGACTTTTAGAAAAGGCGCGCAAGTCACCATGGTTATTCGCCACGAAGCAATCAACCCAAGAGTCAAATATTGGGTTCTACCTGACATAGAAAATCGCATCAAAGAATCCTCCATCAAAGCATATTTCAGTTCGTCGATAGCTGAGATTCGTGAGCACGAGGTGGACATCATGACTCCAGATGGACTCGTGACGATAGCAAATGATTTTGTACTGGCGATGACGGGCTACCAACCTAGCTTTCCTTTCTTAGAAGCGATGGGGATAGCGATTGGTGACGATGATATGAAAACTCCACAACACAACCCTGACACCATGGAAACCAATGTGCCTGGACTCTACCTCGCTGGAGTCGTCTGTGGCGGCCTACAGACCAACAAATGGTTCATAGAAAACTCAAGAGTCCACGCGGAAGTGATTGTTGGGCAAATAGAAAACAACATAAAATGA
- a CDS encoding alanine/glycine:cation symporter family protein, which yields MNTVWGQEDSGLYYFHSFMDFLYTLEDFFKQAESFVWGKPLLFLLIGGGLFFMLYSRFLPFRYLGHSINILRGKYDSPEEKGEISHFQALSGHLAATVGMGNVSGVALAIVAGGPGAIFWMWVSAFVGMATKFFTCTLAVMYRGYDSEGQIQGGPMYVIREGMPKYFKPLAVFFAVAGFFGATPIFQANQIVQVTREVLIRPLGWVEGNEFLVDLSLGMVIVFFAVLVIFGGIKRIGEVASRLVPLMVVVYILSVLVIMVVNWSGVVDSFFLIFEDAFHADAVLGGAVGAIVVEGAKRAAFSNEAGIGTAPMMHGAAKTDEPVREGLAAMLGPFIDTLVICTMTALCILSTGVWTETGLDGISLTAKAFDVSIPYLGHYILLACVLVFAFTTVFGFSYLGQKCLSFLVGVKYAKFFNYWYVAIILIGSVWSLDGVVSLIFVMYGLMAIPTMVSAIYLAPKVMQAAKVYFAKVE from the coding sequence ATGAACACGGTTTGGGGTCAAGAGGACTCTGGACTTTACTATTTTCACTCCTTTATGGATTTTTTATACACGTTAGAAGATTTTTTTAAGCAAGCAGAATCATTTGTATGGGGCAAGCCTTTGCTCTTTTTGTTGATCGGAGGAGGGCTCTTCTTTATGCTCTACTCTAGGTTTTTGCCTTTTCGTTACCTCGGGCATTCGATCAATATCCTTCGAGGCAAGTACGATAGCCCAGAAGAGAAGGGTGAGATTTCTCACTTTCAGGCCTTGTCTGGCCATCTGGCTGCTACCGTAGGTATGGGCAATGTCAGCGGCGTAGCGCTGGCGATCGTGGCAGGCGGGCCAGGAGCAATATTTTGGATGTGGGTCAGTGCTTTTGTAGGTATGGCGACCAAGTTTTTTACCTGTACGCTGGCGGTGATGTACCGTGGCTATGATAGTGAGGGACAGATACAGGGTGGCCCGATGTATGTGATTCGAGAGGGGATGCCCAAATATTTCAAACCGCTGGCCGTGTTTTTTGCGGTAGCGGGGTTCTTTGGTGCTACACCTATTTTTCAAGCCAATCAGATTGTGCAGGTCACACGTGAGGTGCTCATTCGTCCACTCGGTTGGGTAGAGGGGAATGAGTTCTTGGTGGATCTTTCGCTAGGGATGGTTATCGTGTTTTTTGCGGTACTTGTGATTTTTGGTGGGATCAAACGGATCGGTGAAGTAGCGTCACGCTTGGTGCCGCTCATGGTCGTAGTGTACATCCTGAGCGTACTTGTGATTATGGTTGTGAACTGGAGTGGCGTGGTTGATAGTTTCTTTTTGATATTCGAAGATGCGTTTCATGCGGACGCAGTGCTGGGTGGTGCTGTAGGTGCGATCGTGGTAGAGGGAGCCAAACGAGCGGCGTTTTCCAATGAGGCAGGTATTGGTACCGCACCGATGATGCACGGAGCAGCCAAGACCGACGAACCCGTGCGGGAAGGGCTTGCGGCCATGCTGGGGCCATTCATTGATACGCTGGTGATCTGTACGATGACGGCTTTGTGTATCCTGTCGACTGGGGTCTGGACGGAGACTGGCCTGGATGGGATTTCTTTGACAGCCAAGGCTTTTGATGTGTCGATTCCTTACCTGGGGCATTATATACTCCTTGCTTGTGTGCTGGTTTTTGCCTTTACGACGGTGTTTGGCTTTTCGTACTTGGGACAGAAATGTCTTTCTTTTTTGGTGGGCGTCAAGTACGCGAAGTTCTTCAACTACTGGTATGTAGCCATCATTTTGATTGGTTCGGTATGGAGTCTAGACGGAGTGGTGAGCTTGATCTTCGTGATGTATGGTCTGATGGCGATCCCCACGATGGTGTCTGCGATCTACCTTGCACCCAAAGTGATGCAGGCCGCTAAAGTGTACTTCGCGAAAGTGGAGTGA
- a CDS encoding arylesterase — protein MCIRNLRIPTTVFLTIFFLSILTSCSSDQKQKTASTSEIEETKQVADEEKKTILFFGNSITAGYKLDLTEAFPALIQERLDSMELPYQTINAGLSGETTASGDARVEWVLKNPIDIFVLELGANDGLRGVSTEETRKNLRSIIDKVKAKYPTCQVVLAGMMIPPNMGADYAEDFQRIYPELAAEYELPLIPFILQGVAGIPELNLEDGIHPTAEGHAILAENVWAVLQPLL, from the coding sequence ATGTGCATTAGAAACTTACGGATACCCACGACGGTTTTTCTGACGATCTTTTTTTTGTCGATCCTGACCAGTTGTAGTTCAGATCAAAAGCAAAAAACAGCATCTACTTCAGAAATTGAAGAGACCAAGCAAGTCGCAGATGAAGAGAAGAAGACCATACTCTTTTTTGGCAACAGCATCACCGCAGGATACAAATTGGACCTGACCGAAGCGTTTCCAGCTTTGATTCAGGAGCGATTGGACTCAATGGAATTGCCCTATCAAACGATCAATGCAGGTTTGAGTGGAGAGACTACTGCCAGCGGGGATGCTCGGGTGGAGTGGGTGCTGAAGAATCCGATCGATATTTTCGTCCTAGAGCTTGGCGCAAACGATGGACTGAGAGGCGTGAGTACAGAGGAGACTCGAAAAAACTTACGGTCGATCATTGACAAGGTCAAAGCCAAATACCCAACCTGTCAAGTGGTACTGGCAGGCATGATGATCCCACCGAACATGGGAGCGGACTATGCGGAAGATTTTCAGCGCATTTATCCAGAGCTCGCTGCGGAGTACGAGTTGCCGTTGATTCCATTTATCCTGCAAGGTGTAGCAGGTATACCCGAGCTGAACTTGGAAGATGGAATACATCCTACAGCTGAGGGGCATGCAATCTTAGCCGAGAATGTATGGGCTGTGCTACAGCCTTTGCTGTAA
- the panD gene encoding aspartate 1-decarboxylase translates to MMRSKIHKAVVTEANLNYVGSITIDKDFLDMVGLKKGEKVQIVSNTSGARLETYVIEGDRGSKEICMNGAASHLIGEGEEIIIIGYELTNEDITPSVILLDKDNNFVEYLEESVELNRFL, encoded by the coding sequence ATGATGAGATCAAAGATTCACAAAGCGGTAGTCACCGAAGCGAATCTGAATTATGTGGGGAGTATTACTATAGACAAGGATTTCCTCGATATGGTAGGGCTCAAAAAGGGCGAAAAAGTCCAAATCGTGAGCAACACTTCGGGTGCTAGATTAGAAACCTACGTGATCGAAGGAGACCGTGGATCCAAAGAAATCTGTATGAATGGTGCTGCCTCTCACCTCATCGGTGAAGGCGAAGAGATCATCATCATCGGGTACGAACTTACCAATGAAGACATCACTCCAAGTGTGATTCTACTGGACAAAGACAACAACTTCGTAGAATACCTCGAAGAATCCGTAGAGCTCAACCGCTTTCTCTAA
- a CDS encoding MotA/TolQ/ExbB proton channel family protein: protein MVELFYMGGSLFMGVLTLLLMGIVAITIAQFIALFNGKAVDVSWVKSIGLFALVFGVLGQFIGLYSAFQSIEQVGQVSQALLAGGLKVSSITSMYGIVICLISYLLWFGLKMASAKMIARQAV, encoded by the coding sequence ATGGTAGAATTATTTTACATGGGCGGAAGCCTTTTTATGGGCGTGTTGACATTGTTGCTGATGGGGATAGTGGCGATAACAATAGCTCAATTTATTGCTCTTTTCAACGGGAAAGCGGTGGATGTCAGTTGGGTCAAGTCTATAGGGTTGTTTGCTTTGGTGTTTGGCGTGCTGGGGCAGTTCATTGGTCTGTATTCGGCTTTTCAGTCCATAGAGCAAGTGGGGCAAGTATCTCAGGCCTTGTTGGCCGGGGGATTGAAGGTGTCTTCGATCACCAGTATGTATGGGATCGTAATATGCTTGATTTCTTACCTGCTGTGGTTTGGTCTCAAGATGGCTAGTGCCAAAATGATAGCGAGACAGGCTGTTTGA
- a CDS encoding LytTR family DNA-binding domain-containing protein — protein sequence MKITRHVFFWVVIVLLLTLIFGKSYHSFSESFYFVCLLLPMTVGTAYYFNYYLVPKYLFMQRYGKFVLYSFYLLIISLNLEMLVITTAFIVLAEYDFTNMNPITTDVSILTLALYFVVFGFSFVRLVRFYFQNQQSISRFEEEVKKASTTTITIKENRKNRPVNLDDIHYIESLSDYVTIHLSGEKITTKEKISVLEYRLPSQFIRIHRSFLVNRHHVTAFAKDQVQIGELTLPISRTYKQKAIRSLEA from the coding sequence ATGAAAATCACTCGACATGTTTTCTTTTGGGTCGTCATCGTCCTGCTGCTCACCTTGATCTTTGGCAAATCCTATCACAGCTTTTCAGAGTCGTTTTACTTCGTCTGCTTGCTACTCCCGATGACAGTCGGTACTGCTTACTATTTCAACTATTATTTAGTACCTAAGTACTTGTTCATGCAGCGCTATGGCAAGTTTGTACTTTACAGCTTTTATCTACTAATCATCTCACTCAACCTTGAGATGCTCGTCATCACCACCGCCTTCATTGTACTCGCCGAGTATGACTTCACCAACATGAACCCCATCACCACAGACGTGTCCATATTGACCCTAGCGCTATACTTTGTCGTTTTTGGTTTTTCCTTCGTTCGTTTGGTTCGGTTCTATTTTCAAAACCAACAATCCATTTCTCGGTTCGAAGAGGAAGTCAAAAAAGCAAGTACCACCACCATTACCATAAAAGAAAATCGCAAAAATCGCCCTGTCAACCTCGATGACATCCACTACATCGAAAGCCTCAGCGACTATGTCACGATTCACCTCTCGGGTGAAAAAATCACCACCAAAGAAAAAATCAGCGTACTCGAGTATCGCCTACCCAGCCAGTTCATCCGTATCCACCGTTCCTTCCTTGTCAATCGTCATCATGTCACGGCATTCGCCAAAGATCAAGTTCAAATCGGTGAACTCACCCTTCCCATCAGCAGAACCTACAAACAAAAGGCAATTAGGAGCCTCGAAGCTTAA